A genomic region of Vitis vinifera cultivar Pinot Noir 40024 chromosome 7, ASM3070453v1 contains the following coding sequences:
- the LOC104879864 gene encoding uncharacterized protein LOC104879864 gives MHTVQEKGKFSSQPQQNPSGAHEIGETSESSTKEDEVKAIITLRGGKQVDQPMPKPRENKDGEQKENVKEQEKGKEVNEDDRSKEDEIVKEEVKKKDMLLAPPFPMALQSKKVVNNAPKIFEVLKQVKVNIALLDMIRQVPAYAKFLKDLCTIKRGIHLKKKAFLMEQISAIIQCKTPIKYKDSGCLTISVKIGNTFVKRALLDLGASVNLLPYSVYKQLGLGKLKSTSITLSLVDRSVKFPRGITEDVLIQIDNFYYLVDFVVLDTHQGTSGLNHVPIILG, from the coding sequence ATGCATAcggtgcaagaaaaaggaaaattctcttCACAACCCCAACAAAATCCAAGTGGAGCCCATGAAATTGgagagacaagtgaaagttctACTAAGGAGGATGAAGTCAAAGCAATCATTACCTTAAGAGGTGGTAAGCAAGTTGATCAACCTATGCCAAAACCAAGAGAGAATAAAGATGGGgaacaaaaggaaaatgtgaaagaacaagaaaaagggaaagaggTGAATGAGGATGATAGATCAAAGGAAGATGAGATTGTTAAAGAAGAGgttaagaagaaagatatgcTCTTAGCTCCACCTTTTCCCATGGCTCTTCAATCCAAGAAAGTGGTAAATAATGCTCcaaaaatttttgaagttctcAAGCAAGTCAAAGTCAATATAGCACTCCTTGACATGATTAGACAAGTTCCAGCCTATGCCAAGTTTCTTAAGGATTTGTGTACCATAAAGAGAGGGattcatttgaaaaagaaagcttTCTTGATGGAACAAATTAGTGCAATCATCCAATGCAAAACCCCAATCAAGTATAAGGATTCGGGATGTCTAACTATCTCGGTGAAGATTGGAAACACTTTTGTGAAAAGAGCACTtttagacttgggggcaagtgtgaatctTCTTCCTTACTCGGTATATAAGCAATTGGGGCTTGGAAAACTAAAGTCTACTTCCATCACACTTTCATTGGTGGATAGATCGGTTAAGTTTCCAAGAGGAATTACTGAAGATGTGTTGATCCAAATCGATAACTTCTATTATCTGGttgattttgtggtgcttgatacacATCAAGGAACTAGTGGACTCAACCATGTTCCTATTATACTTGGCTGA